Sequence from the uncultured Flavobacterium sp. genome:
TTGTTTAACACTAAAACCGGAAAAACCATTTTTAGCGATCAGTTATTTACAGATGAAAAAGGATTTAAGGCTTTCGCCGAAAAGGAATTCAGAGCAAAATATCATATTCCGGCAAAAGCCAATATCAATGCAACGGGATTAATGTTTGAAAACGACAAGTTTCAATTGCCTCAGAATATTTTTTATACAGACGAAGGTTTACTTTTATATTACAACTCTTATGAAGCCGCTTCGTATGCAGATGGTTCAAAAGAACTTTTATTTCCATATGATAAAGTCAATAAGTATTTGAAATATCAATAGTTCGCTTACGTCAAAAACTCTGAAAACAAAAATTAAAAACAATAAATATTTTCTTACATTTATTGCTCTTTAATTTTTTCTATATGTTAACCTTTAATCATTCAGGATTATTAGTACCTGATAATAAAATTACTTCAACAATTCAAGAATTAGAAAATGAGTTTGTAATAAAAATTCCTTCCGATAAAAGGAAAGAAATTTTTCAAGCGTATGTTAAATATAATGAGGATTTCAAAAAAGTATGTAATTTAGACGGACTACATCAATGGATTAACGGATCTTATGTTACGCAAAAGAATAATCCGGGAGATATTGATTTAGTAACGTTTTTAGATTATAATATAGTTTCAAAATTGGGCTCAAAATTAGATGATTTTAAATATCCTAATTCAGAGATTATTTACGGTGTTGACGCCTATATTATTGAAGTTTATCCACAAAATCATAATAATAATTTTAGATATGTGAGTGACAAAGCATATTGGTTGGATCGGTTTACAAAAACAAGAAGAATTAGAGGAAATAGGTTATCGAAAGGCTTTTTGGAAATAAAATTTTAATTTACATCAAATGAAAGACAACAAGTTATATCATATTTTAGATCTAATAGAAGAAATAGATAAAGTTGACAAAATGCTTGCCTTACATAAAGACTCTGATTCTGATTTAATGTCAAGCCAATATAAAAATCAAAAACTAAAATTAAGTAATTATTTAGTTAAAGAACTTTTGACAAATAGTGATAACAGAACAGAAGTTATGTATATAATTAAACTTTTTATAGAGAAATTCTACAATAAAGAAATGAGTCATTTGCAATTTGAGGAAAATGACAACTTAAAGAAAATTGAAAACATATTTATTGAAAATTACGCTTAACAAAATCTCCAAACATCAATATGTTTTAGACACAATATTGTTCATTTCTAAATAAAACCTTTGTCGCTTTACATCTCTGAACCTTTGTTCCTCTATTTTAAACCTTCTTGAAAATCGTACTTCATTTTTCTTAAAATCCTCAACGCTTCTTTAAAAGATAAATAAATATTCCCAAAAGGTTTCAGGAGCAATTTTGCATCAATCAGTTTTTGTTTTGCATCATCAAAACCATTTAAATAACAAATCATAAAAGTCGACGGAAGATTCTCCAGATCTTTTAATTCGCGATCTGATAAAACGATGCCTTTTTGGAGTTTTTGAAGCAAGGCCGTATTTGCATTATAAATATGATACAACATTTTTCGGTTGAACTCTGGTGGCTGAAAAAGCATTTCACGATCAATTTTATAATATCCGTTATCGAAAAAATGAATCGTTTGTTTTTCTAAAGGATAATAACTTGTTTTGTCATTTAAACCCAACGGAACATATTCGGTTATCGTAAAACTATCGTCATCAAAAACAATCGTAACAACATCCTGAGCCGAATAAAAAAGTTTAATTTGTTCGTTGATTAACTCAATATCTACACGGGATAAAAAGGTTTTATCTCTGGATTTTTTAGGAACTCCCGCCCAACAAATCACAAACAATTCCTTAAAAACATGATATTTAGGCGACATATCTTTGTGCCTGAAATTCATAAAATCGATGACGCCGTCTAATGTATATTGAATACTATTTCGGGAACTATTTTCGATTCCAATAACGGTTTCTGTATTCTGATAATTCTTTTCGACTTCGCCTTCAACCGGAACTGAATTACTTCCTCGCCGAATAAAAACACTATTCGCAACAATCGTATGAATTCCTTTTTTGAAATAAGAGATTTTACTTTTGGGTTTAATCGTTACCAATCCAATCACTTTATCTTTTGGAAGATTCGGGAATGGTACATTTTCATATTGAATTTTAGGTGGATTTTCCAGAAAAGCATTGACCAGATTCTGAATTCGGCTATCGTCGAAAAAATCATCGCCTACAATTTCATTGTCGTGATCTTCTACTCCAACTACGATATAAGAATTATTTGTTGGATTTGAATTTGATAATGCGCAAATGTGTTTCAGGAACTTTCCTTTTCCCTCACGGGAATGCAAATTAAGCTGCCTTTTTTTATCATAAAAACTGCTCTCGTCATTATGAGCGAGGAGATTTTTTATTAAAAGGCGCTTATTGATCATTTATTCAGACTTCTTAGATTAATAGATTTTCAGACTTCTTAGATTGTTGAATTTCAGATTTCTAAATTAATCTAAAGTTTTAACTTTCTAAGAAGTCTAACAATCTAAATTTTAAATATTCTTCTTAACGATTGTTGCCGAAGCCTGAGCCGTTGGCAAGACAATTAAATCAGAAATATTTACGTGATATTTTCTTGAAACAACAAAATGAATTATATCTGCAATATCTTCAGCCTGTAATGCATCCCAACCTTTATATACAGAAGAAGCTCGTTCAGCATCACCTTTAAAGCGCACTTCGCTAAATTCCGTTTCTACCATTCCGGGATGAATTGCTCCAACTCTAATTCCAAACGGATTTAAATCCATTCGCATTCCGTTGCTGATTGCATCAACAGCATGTTTTGAAGCACAATATACATTTCCATTTGGATAAACCTCTTTTGCAGCAATTGAACCAATATTGATAATATGTCCAGATTTTCTTTCAACCATTTGCGGAATTATCGCTTTAGAAACATACAAAAGTCCTTTTACATTTATGTCAATCATCGCATCCCAATCATCAACATTTCCGGTTTGAATTGGATCTAAACCATGTGCATTTCCGGCATTATTAATTAGAACGTCAATTGTCGAAAACTCTTCCGGCAAATTATTAATACTATCAAAAGTTGCATTTTTATCACGAACATCAAAAGACAAAGAATGTACTTCTGTAAAAGCCGAAAGTTCTTTTTCTAATTCTTCTAAACGATCAATACGTCTTCCGCAAAGGACAACTTTATAGTTATTTTTAGCCATGATTTGTGCGGTTGCTTTTCCAATTCCGCTTGTGGCTCCAGTAATTAAAACTGTTTTTTTCATTCTTGTTTTTTATTTTTTTTTTAAGCCACAGATTAGAAAGATTTTAATGATTTAGAATCTTCATAAATCCGTTTAATCTGTAAAATCTGTGGCTAATATTTTTTAATTGCATTTAGCTGAATACTCAAAACTGTAAACTGAATACTAAAAATTAAGCTACATCGTCGCCCATACTTTCTGTCCAGATTGCAAACCAGTCTTCTTTGTCCATTTCTAATTCAACAGCTTTCATCAAGGATTGAATTCTGGCAACATTTACCGTTCCCGCAATTGGAATTACTCCTGCAGGATGTTTTAAAATCCAGGCTAATAAAAGCGTATCAGATCCAAAACCATATTTCTGAACCAATTCTGCAAATAGTTTTTTCAAACGACGTGTTTTTTTTGTGTCTTCTCTAAAAACTGTTCCAAGCGGATTCCATGACAACGGACGAATTCCGTGTGTTTGCATATAATCTAAACTTCCGTCAACCATTGCTTCATAATGTGTTGCCGAAAATTGTACCTGATTATAGCTAACTTCAGTTTTCTGACGAATCAATTCAGTTTGAGAACTTGTAAAATTTGAAAGTCCAAAATCAATAATTTTTCCTTCCGATTTTAATTTTTCAACTGCTTCAGCAATTTCATCAGCCTGCATTAATGGACTTGGTCTGTGCAATAAAAAAACATCAACATAATCTGTTTTTAGCTTTTTTAAAGATTCTTCAACAGACCAAATGATATAATCTTTAGAATAATCGTAATGCTTAATTTTGTTTTCAGGACGGTTTTCAGTAACCAACTGAATTCCGCATTTGGTAATTAATTGTAATTTTTCGCGTGCAATCTTGCTGGCTTGAAATGCTTTTCCAAAATCAGCTTCAGTAGTATAATCACCGTAAATGTCGGCGTGATCAAAAGTTGTAATTTTGTTTTCGATACTAATCTGTATCATATTTTCCATTTCTTTAAGCGTAAGGTTTTTATCCCAAACTCCCCAATTCATAGTGCCCGAAATTATAGGCGATAATGTTGTTTTACTCATGGTTTTTCTGCGTTATTTTTGGTAATAAATATGCTTTTCTGAAGCATAATCATCAAAGTTCTTAAAAATATAAAAATAGATTCCCAATTCGTCCTTAAAATTAGGTCTTTGGTCGAAGTTTTAACCATTCTTTAACATCTTACTTCTCAAAAAATATTCAATTTGCACTCTCAAAAGTAAGGCATAAAAATCAACGTTTTAAAAAGGTTTTAAAAATATTTATATGGAAGAAAATACAACGACTTTAGACATTAGAGCGATAAATGAGAAAATTGAAAGAGAAAGTGCTTTTATAGACCTTCTTACAATGGAGATGAACAAAGTTATTGTGGGCCAGAAACATATGGTCGAGCGTTTGTTAATTGGACTTCTTGGTCAAGGTCACATTTTGCTTGAAGGTGTTCCCGGATTAGCAAAAACTTTAGCGATAAATACTTTGTCACAAGCCGTTCAGGGTTCGTTCAGCCGTATTCAGTTTACTCCTGACTTATTGCCTGCCGATGTTGTTGGAACGATGATTTATAACATCAAAGCAAACGAGTTTTCAATTAAAAAAGGACCAATCTTCGCTAATTTCGTCCTTGCCGATGAGATTAACCGTGCTCCGGCAAAGGTTCAGTCAGCACTTTTGGAAGCCATGCAGGAAAAACAAGTTACTATTGGCGATACCACTTTCAAATTGGATCGTCCGTTTTTAGTACTTGCAACTCAAAACCCTGTTGAGCAAGAAGGAACATACCAACTTCCGGAAGCGCAAGTTGACCGTTTCATGCTTAAAACTGTAATTGATTACCCAAAAATTGACGAAGAGCGTTTTGTAATTCGTCAAAACTTAAAAGGATCTTACGAAAAAGTAAATCCTGTTGTTTCTGTAGAACAAATTTTACGTGCACAAGAAGCTGTTCGTGAAGTCTACATGGACGAAAAAATCGAAAAATATATTCTAGATATCATCTTTGCTACTCGTTATCCAGAGAAGTACAAACTTGCAGACTTAAAACCTCTTATTAGTTTTGGAGCATCACCTCGTGGAAGTATCAATCTTGCTAATGCAGCAAAATGTTACGCTTTCATCAAACGTCGTGGATATGTAATTCCAGAAGATGTTCGCGCAGTTGTACACGATGTTCTACGTCACAGAGTTGGGATAACATATGAGGCTGAAGCCGAAAATATTACTTCTGTAGACATTATCAACAAAATCGTAAACGAGATTGAAGTACCTTAAAAAAAGTTGATGGTTGATTGTTTTTTGTTGATGGATTTTAAACCATAAACTAACAACCAACAACCATAAACCAAATCAAGAAATGGATACAAAAGAGCTTTTAAAAAAAGTACGGAAAATAGAAATCAAAACCAAAAGATTGAGCAATCACATCTTTTCGGGAGAATACCACTCTTCATTTAAAGGGCGCGGGATGACTTTTAGTGAAGTACGTCAATACCAATATGGCGACGACATTCGTAACATCGATTGGAATGTAACTGCACGCTATAACGAAGCCCACGTAAAAGTTTTTGAAGAAGAACGTGAATTAACCATGGTTTTAATGGTAGATATTTCGGGTTCAGAGGGTTTTGGTTCAAAAAGTCAATTTAAAAAAGACATCGTCACCGAAATTGCGGCAACGATGGCTTTTTCGGCTACACAAAATAATGACAAAATTGGTTTAATATTATTTTCTGACAATGTAGAATTGTATATTCCACCAAAAAAAGGTCGTTCACACGTTTTACGTATCATTCGTGAATTAATCGAATTCGAACCAAAAAGCCATAAAACAGATGTTGGAGCAGCTTTAAAATTTTTATCAGGAACTCAGAAAAAGAAAGCAATTGTCTTTGTGATTTCTGATTTCATGTCCGAGAATTATGAGCAGACTTTAAAAATTGCTTCTAAAAAACATGATATTACAGGCGTTCGCGTTTATGATATCCGCGAAGAAAAAATTCCGAATTTAGGAATGGTTCCAATGCTTGATGCCGAAACCGGAAAAATTCAATTGGTTAATACAGGTTCGAAAACAGTTCGAATGAATTACGAAAAACACTATCAGGAAAGAGTAAATTATTTCAAAGATATTTTTAGTAAATCCGGCGCAGGTGTAGTAAACACAAGAGTTGACGAAAATTACGTAACCAAATTACTGGGATATTTTAAATCCCGCTAAGAATATTATTCCGAAGTTTCGGGATTAGATTGTTAGAATATTAGATTTTAAAAATATAAATATCCAGAAATAAAATCCGCTTAAATCTGTGCCATCCGCGTCATCCGCGTGCCATAATTAAGCATTCATTTTAGAATAAAATCTGAAATCAAAAATCAAATGAAATTAAAGTTTTACATATTTTTATTTTTACTTTCCTCTGCTATTTTTGCCCAGCAAAAACAAGTGGAGACGAGCATTGATACCACAAAAAATAAAATTGGAGCCGAATTTAAGTTAACGCTTAAAACGGTTGTCAGCTCAAAATCTAAAGTTGTTTTCCCTAAACTAAAAACTATTGGTCAGCTTGAAGTAATTCAATCTTATCCAATTGATACGGTTAAGAAAAATGATACTTATGAATTGATCAAAAAATATGGTTTAACGCAATTTGATTCTGGAAAATATACAATTCCAAGTATTAAGATTTTAATTGACAAAAAACCTTATCAAACTGATTCTATTCGCGTTGAAGTAGCAAATGTAAAAGTCGATACTTTGCAACAAAAAATGTACGACATCAAAGACATCACTGCTGCAGATAGCGGAATAGGAAATTGGTGGATTTATGTTTTGATTTTTATCGTTATTCTGGCAATTGGCGCATTTGTATATTGGTACGTTAAAAAACACCAATTGAAAAAAATTGAAGAAGAAGTTTATAAAACTCCTATCGAAAAAGCGACAAGTTTATTAAACAATCTGGAGTCAAAAGAACTGGTTCAAAAAGGCGAAATCAAAGAATATTATAGTGAATTAACAGATATTGCCCGTAATTATATCGAAGAAGCGATTCATATTCCTGCAATGGAAAGTACAACTTCTGAATTGATTCAGGCAATCAGAACCGCTTCTACAAAAAAGAAAATGACGCTGACTCCGGAAACTGTAGAGAATCTAGAGCGTGTTTTACGTCAGGCGGATTTAGTAAAATTTGCAAAATCTAAACCTTTAGAATTTGAAATTACCGAAGACAGAAATAAAATTCAAAGAGTAATTCTTACGCTTGATAATGCAATCCCAACTGAAGTTCCGGCCGAAGAGGAAGATCAATTATTAAATGAAGCTCAGAAACAAAAACAGATCAAACAACAATTATTAAAAAAACGCAACAAACGTATTGCAATTGCTGTAGGAACTGTTGTATTCTTAATATTTGCTACAACGACATTCTTTATTGTTACCAAAGGCTTCACTTATGTAAAAGATAATCTTATTGGACATCCGTCTAAAGAATTACTAGAAGGCGTTTGGGTAAAAAGTGCTTACGGAAATCCAGCTGTTTTAATTGAAACTCCAAAAGTTTTAAAACGAATGGATACTCAAAAAGTGTTACCAAAAGAAACTATGGCGCTGATTAAAGAGATGCAGCTTTTTGCTTACGGAAGCATGATTGACAACTTTTACGTAGCAGTTTCAACCAGTAAATTCAAAAATCCGGTAGAACTTGATTTAGCAAAAGCTCTGGAAGGATCTTTAAAAATAATGGAAGCTCAGGGCGCACAAAATATTATTGTAAAACAAGAAGATTTCCAGACAAATCAAGGTATTCAGGGATTAAAAGGATACGGAACAATGACAATCTTAAATCCGGTTGACAAATCGAGTTCAAAAGCATACTATGAAATTTTACTTTTCAAACAAGATCAGGGATTACAACAAATCGTGATTTTACATCAGGAAGGTGATACTTATGCAAATGATATTACAGAGCGTATTTTAAATTCTGTTGAACTTCAAAAAGCGAGTAACTAATGGATAAGATAACTTTTTTAAACCCAGAATTTTTTTGGTTGTTTCTTTTGATTCCAATTGCGATCGCCTGGTTCTTTTGGAAACGAAATCAACAATCAGCTACTTTAAAAATGAGTTCGACACAAGGTTTCAAAAATAGCGAATCACTATTAACGAAATTAAAACCTTGTTTATATGTTTTTAGAATCATTGCTTTATGTTCTTTGATTATTGCTTTGGCAAGACCAAGAACAGTTGATATTAGCAGTCAGACTAAAACCACAAAAGGAATTGATATTGTTCTTGCAATAGACGTTTCAGGAAGTATGCTTGCAAAAGATTTAAAGCCAAACCGTATGGAAGCTTTAAAAAGAGTAGCTTCGGATTTTGTTACAGAAAGACCTAATGACAGAGTTGGATTGGTTTTATACGCTTCTGAAGCTTATACTAAAACTCCTGTTACAAGTGATAAAGCAATTATTCTTGAAGCTATAAAAAGCATTAAATATGATACAGTTTTACAAGACGGAACCGGAATTGGAATGGGATTGGCAACGGCTGTAAACCGTCTTAAAGACAGTAAAGCAAAAAGCAGAATTATCATTTTAATGACTGACGGTGTAAATAATGCCGGATTTATTGAACCGGAAACTGCTTCTGACATCGCAAAACAATACGGAATAAAAGTGTACACGATTGGAATTGGTACAAACGGAATGGCGGAATCTCCATACGCTTATGCTCCAAACGGAGGATTTTTATATAAAATGCAAAAAGTAGAAATCGACGAACAATTAATGAAAAATATTGCTCGTAAAACAGATGGAACTTACTTTAGAGCAACAAGCAATGACAGATTAGCCGAAATATACAACGCGATTAATAAATTAGAAACTACTGAAATTCAAGAATTAAAATTCTATGATTATGACGAAAAATACAGAGGTTTTGTTTTATTGGCAGCCTTTTTATTATTGTTAGAAGTAGGTTTAAGAAATACAGTTTACAGAAGCTTTATTTAAAATATTTTAGTCTCAGTCTCAGTAATCAGTCCACAACTGAAAACTGCGACCGAAAACTGAAAACTAGAATTAAAAAATGGAATTAGACGAAAAAAAATATTTATATCTTTTATTATTACTCCCAATTGTGGTGTGTATTTTCCTTTTCAATATGTATTGGAAAAGAAAAAAACAACGCGAATTTGGAGATCTTGAAATGGTAAAAAGACTGAGTCCGGAGCGATCTGTTTTTAAACCTGTATTAAAATTATCAGTTCTCCTTTTGGCTCTTGCCTGTTTGATTATCGGATTAGTAAATCCGAAGATTGGAACAAAAATGGAAACTGTAAAACGCGAAGGAATTGATATTGTTTTTGCCGTTGACGTTTCTAAAAGTATGCTTGCCGAAGATGTTGCGCCAAGTCGTTTAGAAAAAAGTAAACAACTGGTTTCGCAAATCATCAATAATTTAGGAAATGACAGAATTGGAATTGTAGCTTATGCGGGAAGTGCTTTTCCGGTTTTGCCAATTACATCTGATTATAGTGTTGCCAAAATGTTTCTGCAAAGTATGACGCCTGATATGGTTTCATCACAAGGAACTTCGCTTGATGAAGCAATTCGATTATCATCTACTTATTTTGACGAAAAAAGCAAAACAAGTAAACTTTTAATCCTGATTTCTGATGGAGAAGATCATTCTGAAGGAGCTTCGGCTGCAGCAGAAGAAGCCAACAAAATGGGAATGAAAATCATTACGATTGGTGTTGGAACTGAAAAAGGAGGAACAATTCCGTTAAGAGAAAATGGCGTAATCAGAAGCTATCAACAAGATCAAAACGGTCAAACGGTTATTACAAAACTAAATCAGGAAGGTTTAAAAACCATTGCAAAAGCTACAAAAGGCGGTTATGTATATGGCGGAAACACGAAGGAAGTTTTAGATTATATCAAAAATGCTTTAAACAACATTCAGAAAACCGAATTTGAAGCTACTCAAATGGCCGATTTTCAATCGCAATTTCAATGGTTTATTGGCTTTGCTTTCTTGTTATTGTTTGTTGACATTTTCCTTTTAGAAAGAAAAACAAATTGGATAAAAGAGTTGAATTTATTTAACGAAAAGAAATAATTGTTCTGATTCAAAATTCAGAACAAAAAATAAAAAAATTAGAATGAAAAATTTACTTCTTTATATTTTACTAACGTTTTCTTTGGCGGTTTCGGCTCAGGAAAAAGATAAAACATTGCCTGATGCCAATGATGAATATAAGCAGAATAAATTTGTTGATGCTGAAGCAAACTATAGAATTTCAGAATCAAAATTTCCAAAACGTGCCGCTGCTCCTTATAATTTAGGAAATACTATCTATAAACAAAATCAGGTTTCGGAAGCTAAGTTTGCTTACGCGAAAGCAATAAAAAATGCTAAAACAAGACCTGAAAAACATAAAGCATTTCACAATTTAGGAAATGTCTTCATGAAAGAGAAAGATTATACGCAAGCGGTTGAAGCTTACAAAGAAGCATTACGTAACGATC
This genomic interval carries:
- a CDS encoding ATP-binding protein, giving the protein MINKRLLIKNLLAHNDESSFYDKKRQLNLHSREGKGKFLKHICALSNSNPTNNSYIVVGVEDHDNEIVGDDFFDDSRIQNLVNAFLENPPKIQYENVPFPNLPKDKVIGLVTIKPKSKISYFKKGIHTIVANSVFIRRGSNSVPVEGEVEKNYQNTETVIGIENSSRNSIQYTLDGVIDFMNFRHKDMSPKYHVFKELFVICWAGVPKKSRDKTFLSRVDIELINEQIKLFYSAQDVVTIVFDDDSFTITEYVPLGLNDKTSYYPLEKQTIHFFDNGYYKIDREMLFQPPEFNRKMLYHIYNANTALLQKLQKGIVLSDRELKDLENLPSTFMICYLNGFDDAKQKLIDAKLLLKPFGNIYLSFKEALRILRKMKYDFQEGLK
- a CDS encoding SDR family NAD(P)-dependent oxidoreductase — its product is MKKTVLITGATSGIGKATAQIMAKNNYKVVLCGRRIDRLEELEKELSAFTEVHSLSFDVRDKNATFDSINNLPEEFSTIDVLINNAGNAHGLDPIQTGNVDDWDAMIDINVKGLLYVSKAIIPQMVERKSGHIINIGSIAAKEVYPNGNVYCASKHAVDAISNGMRMDLNPFGIRVGAIHPGMVETEFSEVRFKGDAERASSVYKGWDALQAEDIADIIHFVVSRKYHVNISDLIVLPTAQASATIVKKNI
- a CDS encoding aldo/keto reductase; this encodes MSKTTLSPIISGTMNWGVWDKNLTLKEMENMIQISIENKITTFDHADIYGDYTTEADFGKAFQASKIAREKLQLITKCGIQLVTENRPENKIKHYDYSKDYIIWSVEESLKKLKTDYVDVFLLHRPSPLMQADEIAEAVEKLKSEGKIIDFGLSNFTSSQTELIRQKTEVSYNQVQFSATHYEAMVDGSLDYMQTHGIRPLSWNPLGTVFREDTKKTRRLKKLFAELVQKYGFGSDTLLLAWILKHPAGVIPIAGTVNVARIQSLMKAVELEMDKEDWFAIWTESMGDDVA
- a CDS encoding MoxR family ATPase, with the translated sequence MEENTTTLDIRAINEKIERESAFIDLLTMEMNKVIVGQKHMVERLLIGLLGQGHILLEGVPGLAKTLAINTLSQAVQGSFSRIQFTPDLLPADVVGTMIYNIKANEFSIKKGPIFANFVLADEINRAPAKVQSALLEAMQEKQVTIGDTTFKLDRPFLVLATQNPVEQEGTYQLPEAQVDRFMLKTVIDYPKIDEERFVIRQNLKGSYEKVNPVVSVEQILRAQEAVREVYMDEKIEKYILDIIFATRYPEKYKLADLKPLISFGASPRGSINLANAAKCYAFIKRRGYVIPEDVRAVVHDVLRHRVGITYEAEAENITSVDIINKIVNEIEVP
- a CDS encoding DUF58 domain-containing protein, coding for MDTKELLKKVRKIEIKTKRLSNHIFSGEYHSSFKGRGMTFSEVRQYQYGDDIRNIDWNVTARYNEAHVKVFEEERELTMVLMVDISGSEGFGSKSQFKKDIVTEIAATMAFSATQNNDKIGLILFSDNVELYIPPKKGRSHVLRIIRELIEFEPKSHKTDVGAALKFLSGTQKKKAIVFVISDFMSENYEQTLKIASKKHDITGVRVYDIREEKIPNLGMVPMLDAETGKIQLVNTGSKTVRMNYEKHYQERVNYFKDIFSKSGAGVVNTRVDENYVTKLLGYFKSR
- a CDS encoding VWA domain-containing protein — encoded protein: MDKITFLNPEFFWLFLLIPIAIAWFFWKRNQQSATLKMSSTQGFKNSESLLTKLKPCLYVFRIIALCSLIIALARPRTVDISSQTKTTKGIDIVLAIDVSGSMLAKDLKPNRMEALKRVASDFVTERPNDRVGLVLYASEAYTKTPVTSDKAIILEAIKSIKYDTVLQDGTGIGMGLATAVNRLKDSKAKSRIIILMTDGVNNAGFIEPETASDIAKQYGIKVYTIGIGTNGMAESPYAYAPNGGFLYKMQKVEIDEQLMKNIARKTDGTYFRATSNDRLAEIYNAINKLETTEIQELKFYDYDEKYRGFVLLAAFLLLLEVGLRNTVYRSFI
- a CDS encoding VWA domain-containing protein, whose translation is MELDEKKYLYLLLLLPIVVCIFLFNMYWKRKKQREFGDLEMVKRLSPERSVFKPVLKLSVLLLALACLIIGLVNPKIGTKMETVKREGIDIVFAVDVSKSMLAEDVAPSRLEKSKQLVSQIINNLGNDRIGIVAYAGSAFPVLPITSDYSVAKMFLQSMTPDMVSSQGTSLDEAIRLSSTYFDEKSKTSKLLILISDGEDHSEGASAAAEEANKMGMKIITIGVGTEKGGTIPLRENGVIRSYQQDQNGQTVITKLNQEGLKTIAKATKGGYVYGGNTKEVLDYIKNALNNIQKTEFEATQMADFQSQFQWFIGFAFLLLFVDIFLLERKTNWIKELNLFNEKK